The following are from one region of the Streptomyces changanensis genome:
- a CDS encoding ATP-binding protein, protein MSIWWSLHLRREAASVPLARRLLLGAMETAGVDPDTSYDLSLALGEACANAVEHAGDGSAEFRVTAYLDGEKCCIEVSDSGPGFPAGPLRAMPPGPAPVDAEGGRGLRLIEELADHVHFGNRAGRGGAVVSFDKIVKWRADAPLALTT, encoded by the coding sequence ATGAGCATCTGGTGGTCCCTCCATTTGCGGCGCGAGGCTGCGAGCGTCCCGCTCGCCCGTCGCCTCCTCCTCGGCGCCATGGAGACCGCGGGCGTCGACCCGGACACCTCCTACGACCTGTCTCTCGCCCTCGGGGAAGCCTGTGCGAACGCCGTGGAGCATGCCGGCGACGGCTCCGCGGAGTTCCGGGTCACCGCGTACCTCGACGGGGAGAAGTGCTGCATCGAGGTCTCCGACTCGGGCCCCGGTTTCCCGGCAGGCCCGCTGCGCGCGATGCCCCCGGGCCCGGCACCGGTCGACGCCGAGGGAGGGCGGGGGCTGCGCCTCATCGAGGAGCTCGCCGACCACGTCCACTTCGGCAACAGGGCCGGGCGGGGCGGTGCCGTCGTCTCCTTCGACAAGATCGTGAAGTGGCGCGCGGACGCGCCCCTCGCCCTGACCACCTGA
- a CDS encoding PP2C family protein-serine/threonine phosphatase, giving the protein MLDIPSRLRVHVDALIAAQHDMRIDMGVCDAIEQRRAAGKPAAMSAPHLPKVAGIDPTVPSPAHTATPLPGIPAAAPAPGAQIQDRLAGWVSDLTTLHELTERLARTRTLDEALRELLRAGAALVGARRGMAVLEPADGHGPTTTIGLGLAHADLGTIETVPRGATSYGRLLDGLPGVPPPDRPPASDPAPDPAAPAVGASPAAVPGPLAAPDLATPDLAAPGPAAPGPGASVPAVPDLLAPGPAAPDLAAPDLLGDERLDPRHREVAARLGFAASYALPLDAEDTGRLGAAVWLYDEPAEPDARRRHLVGLYGRYASEHLARLLELERGRAEIATITEELLPTRMPRVPGVRLAARHVPGARGGGDWYDALPLPEGALGLAVGSVSGSGPSALAAMGRLRASLRAYAVMEGEDPVAVLSDLELLLRLTEPARSATALFAFAEPVRRKIVLAGAGHAPPLVVGDRRTEYVETSLSAPLGMLSCWEAPSVDLVVEPGETVLLYTDGLLRRIGGPVDRAFARLHAAAAGVPRADRADPGAVADHVLRLVLAGASPDGPDGGSAGGRSGRRGQDGDEDVVMLAARFD; this is encoded by the coding sequence ATGCTGGACATCCCCTCACGTCTACGTGTACATGTGGATGCACTGATAGCGGCGCAGCATGACATGCGGATTGACATGGGGGTTTGCGATGCTATTGAGCAAAGAAGAGCAGCCGGAAAGCCGGCTGCCATGAGCGCCCCTCACCTGCCGAAAGTGGCCGGAATCGATCCGACGGTTCCCTCCCCTGCGCACACTGCAACGCCCCTCCCGGGCATCCCCGCCGCTGCCCCCGCACCCGGCGCGCAGATCCAGGACCGGCTGGCGGGCTGGGTATCCGACCTGACCACCCTCCACGAACTGACCGAGCGCCTCGCCCGGACACGCACCCTCGACGAGGCGCTGCGCGAACTCCTGCGGGCCGGTGCCGCCCTCGTCGGGGCCCGTCGCGGCATGGCCGTCCTCGAACCCGCCGACGGGCACGGCCCCACCACGACCATCGGCCTCGGGCTCGCCCACGCCGACCTCGGCACCATCGAGACCGTGCCGCGCGGCGCCACCTCGTACGGCCGCCTCCTCGACGGGCTGCCCGGCGTGCCGCCGCCCGACCGGCCGCCCGCTTCCGACCCCGCGCCGGACCCCGCCGCGCCGGCCGTGGGCGCGTCCCCGGCCGCCGTGCCCGGCCCCCTCGCCGCCCCGGACCTGGCCACCCCTGACCTGGCCGCCCCCGGCCCCGCCGCTCCGGGCCCCGGCGCCTCAGTCCCCGCCGTTCCGGACCTCCTGGCCCCCGGCCCCGCAGCCCCGGACCTCGCCGCTCCGGATCTCCTCGGTGACGAGCGGCTGGACCCGCGCCACCGCGAGGTCGCCGCCCGCCTGGGCTTCGCCGCCAGTTACGCGCTGCCGCTCGACGCCGAGGACACCGGCCGCCTCGGCGCCGCCGTCTGGCTGTACGACGAACCGGCCGAGCCCGACGCCCGCCGCCGCCACCTCGTCGGCCTCTACGGGCGGTACGCCTCCGAGCACCTGGCCCGGCTCCTGGAGCTGGAGCGGGGGCGCGCCGAGATCGCCACCATCACGGAGGAACTGCTGCCCACCCGGATGCCGCGCGTTCCGGGCGTGCGCCTCGCCGCGCGGCACGTCCCCGGGGCGCGCGGCGGCGGTGACTGGTACGACGCGCTGCCGCTCCCGGAGGGGGCCCTCGGCCTGGCCGTCGGCTCCGTCTCGGGGTCGGGACCGAGCGCCCTGGCCGCCATGGGGCGGTTGCGGGCCTCGCTGCGCGCGTACGCGGTGATGGAGGGTGAGGATCCGGTCGCCGTCCTGTCCGACCTGGAGCTGCTGCTGCGGCTCACGGAACCGGCGCGATCCGCGACCGCGCTGTTCGCCTTCGCCGAGCCTGTGCGGCGGAAGATCGTGCTGGCCGGCGCCGGCCACGCCCCGCCGCTGGTCGTGGGCGACCGTCGCACCGAGTACGTCGAGACGTCGCTGTCGGCGCCGCTCGGGATGCTCTCCTGCTGGGAGGCGCCGAGCGTCGACCTCGTGGTCGAGCCCGGGGAGACCGTGCTGCTGTACACGGACGGGTTGCTGCGGCGGATCGGCGGCCCGGTGGACCGCGCCTTCGCCCGGCTGCACGCCGCCGCGGCCGGTGTGCCGAGGGCCGACCGCGCCGACCCCGGGGCGGTCGCCGACCACGTGCTGCGGCTGGTGCTCGCCGGGGCCTCCCCGGACGGACCGGACGGCGGCTCGGCGGGCGGTCGGAGCGGTCGGCGGGGCCAGGACGGCGACGAGGACGTCGTGATGCTCGCCGCCCGCTTCGACTAG
- a CDS encoding aminopeptidase P family protein has translation MADELTPETPESDEEAIQQRKNGLYWGVSDELAENMKTGWADTELRDLRPVAQAAHTAARRAALSARFPGERLVVPAGNLKTRANDTEYSFRAATEYAYLTGNQTEDGVLVLEPKAGGEGHDATLCLLPRSDRENGEFWLSGQGELWVGRRHSLSEAATLYGIPTDDVRELAGRLREATGPVRVVRGYDAGIEKALTDKVTAERDEELRVFLSEARLVKDDFEIAELEKACASTARGFEDVVKVLDKAEATSERYIEGTFFLRARVEGNDVGYGSICAAGPHACTLHWVRNDGPVRSGDLLLLDAGVETTELYTADVTRTLPISGTFTDIQRKIYDAVYEAQEAGIAAVKPGAAFRDFHDAAQRVLAEKLVEWGLLEGPVERVLELGLQRRWTLHGTGHMLGMDVHDCAAARTEAYVAGTLEPGMCLTVEPGLYFQTDDLTVPEEYRGIGVRIEDDILVTEDGNRNLSDALPRTSAEVETWMANLKG, from the coding sequence GTGGCCGATGAGCTCACTCCGGAAACCCCGGAGAGCGACGAAGAGGCGATCCAGCAGCGCAAGAACGGCCTGTACTGGGGCGTCTCCGACGAACTCGCCGAGAACATGAAGACCGGCTGGGCCGACACCGAGCTGCGGGACCTGCGGCCCGTCGCGCAGGCCGCGCACACGGCGGCCCGCCGTGCCGCGCTCTCGGCCCGCTTCCCCGGCGAGCGCCTGGTGGTCCCGGCGGGCAATCTGAAGACCCGCGCGAACGACACGGAGTACAGCTTCCGCGCCGCCACCGAGTACGCCTACCTCACCGGCAACCAGACCGAGGACGGCGTCCTCGTGCTGGAGCCGAAGGCCGGCGGCGAGGGCCACGACGCGACGCTGTGCCTGCTGCCCCGATCCGACCGGGAGAACGGCGAGTTCTGGCTCTCCGGCCAGGGGGAGCTGTGGGTGGGCCGCCGCCACTCGCTGAGCGAGGCCGCCACCCTGTACGGCATCCCCACCGACGACGTGCGCGAGCTGGCCGGCAGGCTGCGCGAGGCCACCGGCCCCGTCCGCGTCGTGCGCGGCTACGACGCCGGCATCGAGAAGGCCCTCACCGACAAGGTCACCGCCGAGCGGGACGAGGAGCTGCGCGTCTTCCTCTCCGAGGCGCGGCTCGTGAAGGACGACTTCGAGATCGCCGAGCTGGAGAAGGCGTGCGCCTCCACGGCGCGCGGCTTCGAGGACGTCGTCAAGGTCCTCGACAAGGCCGAGGCGACCTCCGAGCGCTACATCGAGGGCACCTTCTTCCTGCGCGCCCGCGTCGAGGGCAACGACGTCGGGTACGGCTCGATCTGCGCCGCCGGCCCGCACGCCTGCACCCTCCACTGGGTCCGCAACGACGGCCCGGTCCGCTCCGGTGACCTGCTCCTGCTGGACGCCGGCGTGGAGACCACCGAGCTGTACACCGCCGACGTGACGCGGACGCTGCCCATCTCCGGCACGTTCACCGACATCCAGCGGAAGATCTACGACGCCGTCTACGAGGCGCAGGAGGCGGGCATCGCGGCGGTCAAGCCGGGCGCCGCGTTCCGCGACTTCCACGACGCCGCCCAGCGCGTCCTCGCCGAGAAGCTCGTCGAGTGGGGCCTGCTGGAGGGTCCGGTCGAGCGCGTCCTGGAGCTGGGGCTCCAGCGCCGCTGGACCCTGCACGGCACCGGCCACATGCTCGGCATGGACGTCCACGACTGCGCCGCCGCGCGCACCGAGGCGTACGTCGCGGGCACGCTGGAGCCGGGCATGTGCCTGACGGTCGAGCCGGGTCTGTACTTCCAGACGGACGACCTCACCGTCCCGGAGGAGTACCGGGGCATCGGTGTCCGGATCGAGGACGACATCCTGGTCACCGAGGACGGCAACCGGAACCTCTCGGACGCCCTGCCGCGCACCTCCGCCGAGGTCGAGACGTGGATGGCGAATCTGAAGGGCTGA
- a CDS encoding bifunctional DNA primase/polymerase: MREILGRRRRLRFGRRKGNAHLDAALLSATGWQWPVLPGVGLKATGGRGDRQRGCACPDPDCVVPGAHPFDPGLLAATTDQRMIRWWWTNRPDAPVVLATGGRAPCAISLPALAGARALAVLDRGGLRLGPVVATPTRWSLLVAPYSLERLGELLYTKDCVPSSLRFHGDGGYLVLPPSETGTGAVRWERPPLAGAAPWLPDVETVLDALVEASAGAPDGGSRLRY, translated from the coding sequence ATGCGCGAGATCCTCGGTAGGCGACGCAGGCTCCGGTTCGGGCGCAGGAAGGGCAACGCCCACCTCGACGCGGCGCTCCTCAGCGCCACCGGGTGGCAGTGGCCCGTCCTCCCCGGAGTGGGGCTCAAGGCGACGGGTGGCCGCGGCGACCGGCAGCGCGGCTGCGCCTGCCCAGATCCCGACTGCGTCGTCCCCGGCGCCCACCCCTTCGACCCCGGCCTGCTCGCGGCCACCACCGACCAGCGGATGATCCGCTGGTGGTGGACCAACCGGCCGGACGCCCCCGTCGTCCTGGCCACGGGCGGTCGCGCACCCTGCGCGATCAGCCTCCCGGCCCTCGCCGGCGCGCGCGCCCTCGCGGTGCTGGACCGGGGCGGTCTGCGCCTCGGCCCCGTCGTGGCGACGCCCACGCGCTGGTCACTCCTGGTGGCCCCCTACTCCCTGGAACGGCTCGGCGAACTCCTGTACACGAAGGACTGCGTGCCCAGTTCGCTCCGCTTCCACGGTGACGGCGGCTACCTGGTGCTGCCGCCGTCGGAGACCGGCACGGGCGCCGTGCGCTGGGAGCGGCCGCCGCTCGCGGGCGCCGCGCCGTGGCTGCCGGACGTGGAGACGGTCCTGGACGCCCTCGTCGAGGCGAGCGCGGGCGCGCCGGACGGCGGCAGCCGGCTCCGCTACTGA